The following is a genomic window from Amyelois transitella isolate CPQ chromosome 23, ilAmyTran1.1, whole genome shotgun sequence.
GATGTTAAACACGTGATTGTACAAAACTTCTTCGCACATGCCACCTCTGTCTtaggtacttaaattatatCCCAGATATCTCGTAAACTATTTCCATTTTGTAGatgcaaaatattataataatacaattgtGATATGGTTTCAAAACGCATGTGATATATCTATTCAAAATATTGGTGCACCACTCgatatctttcccatagatgtcgtataaaagacgactaaaggaATACGCATTGTCATGGTTCTCCTGCAAAAGTTACGGAGGTCAAACggcagtcgcttcgtgtataaaCATGATTTAACAGGATCACAGTCGAAATTCCCACTCCGGGCTCTTTTCTAGAAAGGCTAAGATATAACTGAGATTAACTCTAGAAGGATgtgaattatatttaaatgattaattaaatgagtgccgtatggttaccggcaccaatacaaaaaataatagaaccactccatctctttcccatggatgtcgtaaaacacgataggcttacaaacttgggattctattttaggcgatgggctagcaacctgtcactgtttgaatctcaattctatcattaagccaaatagctgaacgtggccattcagtcatttttttagagtaggtacctacatacaaaatttaataagttaaattaagACAATAGGATTTTGCTTATTATATTAGAAACGTAGAATGTTAAAGTGTTGATTTGaaggaatttaatttaaaattataataaatagcatATTTTAGGTGCAATCATCATTTATAACAAGCTGTGTATTGACTTTTGACAGCACGAAATACTCGGTATTATATTGTTTGAAAAGATAAAGATGCGAGGTACAATCAAGACGTAAAGCGTATCACTTGACCGAATCTTTAAGATCGGTAAATCGATgaagtaattattaatataaatattaatattgtcgTGATATAAACAGtaaagaatagaatgtggaaaaaaatgagtcttacaaatacaaatactttatttgctataaatgcggTACAATTATAGGTGTTACAAAGCATATACGAGTTCATTTTGGCCATTTAACCAGTCATGGCatgcaaaaatacagaaaatttaaattaaatgaaaattaaaataatgtcatattaaatgttcttcaaaatttagtttttatcgAAATATTCTTCAACAGTCGTTCAACAACGTCTTTCACCAGTAAAACGTAATTTTCACggtatacatatgtacctattgaTGATATAAATGAATCGCATATCTGTAAAATTTTACTATCGCTGAGTTAAGACCCTTTCGACTTGCTACAGCACACCTGTGTTAATTTTAAGGAtttgttattgtattttttgttttgtgtctGAAGCACTGTCGaagaaaagttttatttatctatatatctatggGTTTTTCTGATTTCACTGAAGATTGAAAGACGTTATCACATCTTTCTGGTATATGCCCTTGTTGTTTTCTTCCTGGAAATGAACCTGGAGTCATCTTTCACTACAATCCTTGAGCGGTTAAGTCAATTTAATAGAAGAAGCATCttagatttgaaatttactGTAGGTATAGTTAGGAAATAGAGATGAGCAATTCTAAATTGTGGAGAACCAGGCaacatagtaataaatatatttaaataacttaatatacctaattgaATGGAAGAATAAGTACATATCCGAGGTCCCACCCGcttaaaaggaaaaaatagGAAATCTTATCTAATGCACCATTAGACCATGTGACATgccaaatttgaaatgtttgGACCTAGCTGTTTGACCTGTCTgctaatatataagtaaatcgATCAGTTtcgaaataaatctttatgttACGAAGTGCCAAGACAatctgtaggtatatatgcAATTATCACTTGAAAGTTGATCGCAATTcatgaaaaattttactggCTGCAGTACATCGTAGACACTTTTCTCATCAACAGTCCCGACCAACTGCATAAATGCATGGACGCATCCCTCTTAGCAACGACCAGTGTACCGTGAAACGAAGCGCATATAAACGCTACAGGTGCTCCAGATTTAAACACAGTGCCTATAGTCAACGTTGTGGTAACTGCATCAAAATGGTACCACACTACCTCCTGATATTCACCTTGGCCGTTACCGCCAGTGCCAGAACAGCAAcaacaaatcaaaacaaaGTTGACGAAAGTAGAAGTTCAGATGACACAATCCTTGGTGACCTCAAAATCGCATACGAAACCTACAAGGATTGTAGTGGCAATGACATGGCTCATtgcttgaaaagaaaattagcGAAAGCACTAACGAGAATAGCGAAAAGTGATGAGCTATCATTATTAAGTGGCGTCACGATAGTTAAAGATATGGATGTGGCTGAAGAGAAGGTGGCGGAAGAAGCAGTGCCAAGGGGTTTGGATGAAGGATCTCTGGATAATCTCATCATGGACAAGATTATCGGATTCATGAGGACTCATACTGTTCAGGTAAATTGAGATATACATTAAAACGACTGTAAATTTATAAGGTTAAATCTGTCCAGTTTTCTAACATGATACTATTATGAAAGatagcaaaataaaattgagacaACAATGTTTCGAATTATAGTGCAACGCGATTTCTTTCTGATTGAGAGGTTACTTATGTTCTTCTTGCATATACTAGTATCAGCGATTTACAACTAAAGCACATCAGAGTCTCTGATTTAAATCACATTTGCAATACATTAACTACCTAGTAAGTACTCTTTCCAAAAGTTCCGAACTGATTTATAAGTCCTGTTAGTCActttattatcataattttacataaccAAAAAGCATCAAAGGGGTTGAAGgtgtatacttatttaattcttttacTACTTCGTCACAATTTTTAAGGTAAgtacaaaagaaataagttaTCATCATTACACATTTTTCATTGAATTTCTAACAATTGTACTACAAGATCTTTTAATACGGGACGGCAGTGATACTTGcaatttgaaatttcattCGCCAGAATTTTACTGTCACCCTTTTCAAACTTGCTTGAAGAGACCCAACAACAACCCCATCGGTTGATATATTTTGTGCGCTGACATATGAATGACTATctgtaaaacatacatataaattttgacTGAATGGGTCAGATATTGTCCAACAGACCAGTACTTAAATAGCAAATGTCATGTCTACTCTTTATCTAAGGTCTCGATCGATCGCAGTTTTTGGGATCAAAAGTCAAATCGGCTGCTAAATGGGTAGAAGTATTGCTTGCCagaataaaatttggcatCTACATTCCTTCAGCCTGCGCAAAAAGTCAATCACAATGTCGCAATACGCTATCTATTTTGCACAGAAGAATCTATTTCATCTCTTCCGTGAATGggttgtttgtaaatataaatatataaatataatataaaaattagtaCTCTAATCCGATGTAAAGTCCATGGTCAGCTGACTGATGACATATGAAGCTGGTTTAGATACCCCAGATAACTGGGTCACGGAGAATCGTGGAGATAGACTGATCCTGAGCCTTTCTTCAaggaaaattaaacaaaaataaaaaggggGTGATGACTACCAAGCACTCATAATGTGAAACAAGGCAAGAGTAAGTGGgaaccttgatcaaatttaaacagatgagcttgtatgaagagagtgaGGAAAAAGTACGAAGCGTAATAAATATGCAGGTATTATGGAAAGTGGTAAACattagtttctgcctaccctaaCACATTAGGAAAAAAATACGACTGTCCTTGACATAAATATTGCCTGAAGGCCAAACAAAGGAGGCTTATTATACATCGTTATAAAAGTTATGTATACTATAATGTCAGCCTTAAAgagtataattttgttattattattccttTCACACTCGAATAGATGAGTGATGTGATGATAGGGCCATTGACATTATAATGGCTTTTCCAATTGGGCATCAGAGTATTATGTCTAATGATTTTCGgttaaatagaaaagaattTATCTTGTCTTGTTTCTAAACTCGTAAGCGTcaatacaagtataaaaatactaagaaCTAACACATCACACATTTTTACTTAGGTGAAGTAGGTCAACGTCAAAAATTTTGGCTTTAAACAAGTTATGAATGCAACCGGGAATACGATTTTATCAGAAAgagatatttacatttttgggGAAACGCAATTAACCGTGAACATTCTATAATATGATAATGATCCTTTAAGATatcaaagttaaaattaagaaagctTCATAATAAGTAATTGAAAACATAACGCTATGAGctgatattgtttattttaatagggttacaaaggtaatttttttcttacggCAAGGGGCAACTGAATATGAAACTAGtgattcaattttaattaaatttccctgcaaaggttagaCCCTGCAAAAAAAGCTTTACCATCGTCATTGGCCAACTCTGGGCtcctctctggagaggtgAAGACGCAACGGGACCATAGACGGATAGGTGATGGATGTTAACTGATGGTACTATGGTCACTCTACGTTATTCCCATGGTTTCGTTGACAAACGCCAGGAAAAGGGTTACAAATtaggattttcctttttacgCTACACGACTGGTTCGCTCCGACCGaatcaaacaaattttattgcatactcattcacacattCTTCTACAGCTTTACTTCTTCATCTCTATGACAATGTCTAGCTTATTTCAAGTTGAACAGATGAATCTCCGCTTACAGTGTTAATTTCGATATATTTTTGGGGTCGTTAAAATATgtctgtttattatttttaataacatcaaaTCACTAAAAACTTGTGATATCACTAGATATTGCCGATTATTATGATCTTTTTATGTTAATCTActtctttaaaatgtttacatattgcttttttatgtttgtatcgtTATTTGGTTACATTTATATCGTTTTCTGTCACGCATCATAtagtacaaaatttaaaataccatTAGGTTCTTctttgtcgttaccttttcctaCTAATTACGTGGGGTCgccacagtatgttagtttttctAATCACACTGGAAAATTTTGGCTTCAGTTTTATGATCGGCCGCCTGCCTGACGTCAACTCTCTTTGGGTATGCTTTTGTGGCACCTAGATGTGGGTGCTCTtgtcgcttagtcgccttttacgacattcaggGAAGAAATAGGAATGacccaattcttttttatatatatgataaaATACTATTAGGTAAAGTACCACTAAGttgtttattcataaaattagaTAGCTGCCTAACACAGAGCAAAGAATTCAAAgttaataatgatttattaacttttacagtCAGCTGGAGAAAAGAATCCACCACATGTACTTAAAATTCTGGGTCACAAGATGTGCACAAACAAGTGTGTTTTCTAACGCAGGTTTTCAAAGCTATAAACAACCTGTATGTGCAGAGATAAAGTGGTTGATTCCTTTTGCCTCGCTACTTATTCGGACGCGACGGCTTGAACAGTTTACTTTCTACCGGACATATCCGACAATACATCGTCCCGTTTAATCACGTTTCCTTCATTCGATATAATAGATTATACGTCTATGGGCTAGGTGTTAACTGCGACtctaatagttttaattattttcatttaaatctttACTTTCCCCTTGGCGTTAGTTTCAGTTGTATCCTCACTTCTATGGCGAGATTGtgttagtcaggtttttacacgaattgACTCTCGTCTGACCTTTTCAATTTTTGCAGATGAACCGCTCGCTatccatttttaatattccttcctcacgatgttttccctcactgtagGAGAATAATAATCAATCTAATGTACTTAATTCAGAAAAAGTAATTGATATATTCCCtcggtaggatttgaacctgtataCCAAGCTTTTTCGTGCGGCACCTTGACACTTTGACTAacgatgttataaataaatgtcttatACCATTTTGTTACAAAGTCATTTATTGTCTTGAATGACATTCATTTTACTTCTGGTATTAAAtagtatttacttaatttgtaaaatgatctttaaaattgtaatgaatccatacgaatattttaaagctgaagagtttgtttgtttgaacgctctAATCTCAGGAAACACTGgttcgaataaaaaaagaatttttgtgttgaatagaccatttatcgaggaaggctataggctatataacatcacgctgcaacttttaggagcgaaggagtaatggaaaatgataaaaaaacggggaaaattatttatcctggagggcttcaatgatgcccaaaataactattctacgccgacgaagtcgcgggcacggcTACAGCATACAGAATACCGCAACAAAAATCAACATAAACAGTTATTCTAACATCATATAACTGGCCAGTtacaatgattaaaaaaagctataaatcataatttgtACTAATCATGAAATGCATTTAAAAATCGCATACCGTGCGTCGACGCACCGTGACGTGCTTTCTAGTTGCATCTCAGTAATCGTGCGCTATTAATTCATCTACACTTTTTTTACAAGACACAGTCTATTAAGTTTTCTTAGTCCAGCCCGGTTAAATGTACGATTTCTTCTAATTAGCGCAGTGGTTATGCGTGACAAAATGGATTTCTCGTTGTGGATGTACTTGAATGTGGAATATCTTGTTTCTAGAGTGCACATGCATTATGCATATTCAAATGAGTAATTGACACGATTCGATATACAATCgtgttgtttaatttttaacatatgtTGATATAAAGTTAACgtttatttagtaaataatgaaattaatttgaattaattagtgcacattattaaaattaattgtatattttttaaatttcatattttttgggaCACTGGAATGTATTATCGATTGAAACGAAGTTTGAGACCGTAGAGGaagttacaaattaatttttatttaaaaaaaaagtatttactcAACTTATGTCATCATAGGaagtataagtaattattttaacgcTCAATATActggtatattattttttatatgatttttttatataactaagtgatcctttaaaatattactcaTAAATTTTCGTAAGCATTGTTTTGAAGTGTAATAACATAGTTGCTTATGCAGTTGATATAACGACCGAGTCAACTTTTGTAATATTACTCCAGTGAAATTAAACTTATGGTTTTGTCTCTGGAGAAATGAATGCTAACGGAGATTAAGCCAACTTTCTGCCTTAAAGAACCagttattagtatttataatagtaaTGTTAAGGAAGGATATACAAGTTTCaacaagttttattaaataccaaTACAGTTCCTTGCCTCTTATGAAATTAATCTACTGTTTGTCTTCACAGGATTATTGTGTAATATTCTGAGTCTCGAACATGCCGACGATTTAAACATACTCGTTCTgtaactaaattattatttttcaaattccaGGTCAAATTCCCAGGCTCGGAGCTCCAAAGTGAGACGGAAGAAGGCCGTAGCAGAAGAAAGAAGTTGGCGCCACTTTTGGTGATCCCACTTCTGATTGGTGGAATGCTGGTGCCCCTTGCATTCGGCGCCTTAGCCCTGCTCGCCGGCAAGGCCCTCATTGTGTCCAAATTGGCTTTGGTACTCGCTGGTATCATTGGGCTGAAGAAGTTGCTGTCGAACAGTGGTGGTGGAGAGTCCCATGAAGTGGTTGTTTCAACTGGAGCCCATGGAGGTTCTGGGTGGAGCAGGTGAGGTTTTGctgcatttttaaattttattgagccTTATTAGATCtcactgccgtgtggttcccggcaccattacaaaaaagaataggaccactccatctctttcccacggatgtcgtaaaaggcgactaaggtataaacttgggattcctcttttaggcgatgggctagcaacctgtcactatttgaatctcaattctatcacaaagccaaacagctgagcgtgacctatcagtcttttcaagagtgatggctctgtctaccccgctagggatatagacgtgatcatatgtatgtatgttagatcTCACTTTTGATTGGAGGAATGCATTTTGCATTCGGTGCCTTGCTCTGCTCTTCGGCAAGGCTTGGTACTGATTAATGATTTTGAGTTGATAAAGTTAAAAGCCGGTTTAGAAATTTTAGAGGGGAAGTGtgaaatacaatttataattctagtttttttacataacgtattatatagttaattacgtcaaaagttttatataataaaagttcATAAATATGGATAACGTATCATTCTGAGAAACCAATGAATGCatgttattttctatattattttagagTAGACAAACCGTTTAGACACCGAGTTAAAAAgtcatattcatttatttgcttACTAAGTGTAGGTGTAGCCTGATACACAGATCTGATCCTAAGGCGGCCAATGAAAAATTACTATCTTCTGCCTGAGTGATATACATTAATCTAACTTATACTCTGAAGGTGAGAAATAACTTCACTTTCAGACAACCAAATGTGATGTTGTAACCATGACCTTATGATTTTTGGTTTTGGTTTTTGTTTGGTCACTTTgtcttcatatattttttttttatttatgtatttattaaaatttaattatgcacttttctttattactttttttctttttcaggtcGCTGGAAAAGTCCCATGACTTAGCGTACAAGGCGTACACCCAATAACCGAATGAACCCAccgaatttttaaataacgaaTAAGAAACACCAACTGTTTCAttcaaacatataatataggTGCTGTAcgtgtaaattaatataaatatacggTACAGATTTGTACCCTGTGAATGATATTCCAGTATCCATAGatgagtttaaaaattaaaagttgagtataaaaattttgatcaccaaattctgaatttaaatttggaaaattaaatatacttaatggTCAGTATTATTCAATGATTCGAGGatggaaattgtttttataagtgGGATTTCATGTCCTATGATTTGCGACAAAATGGCTTGAATTAAATGGACTAAGATTGCGCGTTTGAACattattaaaagatatttattttctaggaTTTTGGAAGTACCTCAATACTCTTACTAAAGGAATGGAAACttcgtaacttatttaatttatcactaATTTATTGATGAGACCAAcagtataataatgtatataatatttatgtacaatttACGCGAGACTTTGGAGTGTGCTTTAATATGTTGTTATTGTATTTGTATACGTATcacaatataaacaataacttttaatatttaaacttttatttatatatgtttatattattttttatttatatatgctatcagtatttatttattatgtgtaCAAATGAGCATATATTTTGaactatacttatttatattttctaagttTAACGGAATAAAGCTAATTACATGAAAATTTAGTtacaacaatttaataaactcattatatttaaaaatcatatgTCTTATATATAACCATTGcaattaactaaaataaaacataatatacatatatattctataaggtaaatattattctataaggtaaatatattattattataatatattaacatCCTTGCGCAGGTAAAAATttgattgtaaaattattatatttatttttattcatatacagATAttctgtatatataatttatataagatatttatgtacatagtgtaaataaatattgcatttattgtttattcttAATTCATTATGAGTATTAAAtgaccaaatattatttttaattcaatattttatgacaTCATAGAAAACTAATTTACTGATCtcacattgtatttttttcctatttttattattatttattttatcataataattatggTGTTCAttaagtgtaaataaattatttattatattcgtTCACtctacatatttatgtatttatttatcttcttgtttagatatttatacgagtcaataaaataatctaattTATAACCGAATAAAACTGTTGGTTACTGAGGtattgttcttttattttattcagaatcAAAATCACCTGACCCctcaaatttttcttttatttcctcaagattaaaaaaaattgtgttgagTAAACTTTAAACTCAACCGAAATTATTTCAACAAATATTAGTAGTAAGAAAAACAACagaataagattatttttaagtccGTTTATACAATATGAGCAATGCTAAAGGTATGTCCCATATATCTATATGTCCATCTGGGCCAAAAACTGTTACGCAAATATTTGCATTTTGGTGAAAGCAAAATTTTGCTGatagaatattaattaatacttaaatattcatttgaaatttaataacggaagcaaatatacatacatacatattatcatatatttattccttacgaggtagacagagccatagaTACGAAATCAAAGGATACGTTCAGTTGTAAAGAACTTATAAACATAACTCAGACAGTAGTAATTAGCGTAGCCGCAgaaggatttgaacctgtccATTTGAGCTTTTTTATTTGGCATCCGCAATCTGGGATTTGTTAACGAAGGCTTATAGGACATATGTCTTATttcttctctctctctttctttgAAGTAATCCAAAGTGTTAAAAAGGGAGAGAAGATAAGACTGGTCCCTCAAAGTCTCTTCGAAACTCATCGCTGCCATACAAATCGTTTACCAATATTCCTTTATCCAATACCCTACACaaaaagttaacaaaaaatgtttctaCCAACGCATAAAGTTCTTTatacaagaaataatatttatattacatataataatcttCTAATTATGATTGGGTCtcatttcatattattttcgcTTTCGCTGATAACGTAAAGGCTTGCACACATTCAATTTACCTAtcaatatgtacatatagatatatatccCATATATGAAATTCTTCAGAAATAGTGTACAGCCACAGAGGAAGAATACTGTcgtgcaaaataaaaatcacacctcttttattataattactttttttaaatgtaatatacACATTAAAATTGTGGTTTAAGACTAAATACTATCTATTGCATCGTCGAAaaagttttaagaaaaatactgTCTTTTGCAAATTATACATAACTTTATCATTACCGAGTAACTGCTAAACATACTGACAGATAACGCATAGCTCAAACCAATCAGACTTTAAATTCAGGGGTCGTTTAGGTCAAGGGGTGCACAAAGAAgatttcccgcgggaacgggaatTATCGAGATTTTCGTATTACACCGAGCGAAACCGTAGGCCTTCTCTATGTATAATATGAAACAGGCCTTATGATAGCTGTAATATTGAAAGTGACCACTTGAGATAAAGTTGCAATGTAatgcattttatttgttgtgatAAATGATTTGTATGACAATTccaatttatatgaaaatctaTTTGTTATCGTCGCATCTATTGGAAACTTGCCAGTAAGCCTCCATATTGTCATAATAGCCTACATATTTGATGACCTTGTGCCCGTTTTCACCATAACTCACCCTTTTCTAAGTATTACCTTAAATAAGATACTCGTACTTACGTTACTTAATTTTACCACGCTAGGTGTTTCCTGAAAGGGACTCTCTAGTTAAGTGACGTTTTGTAAAGAGCGCCATCTTTCAAAATgtcaaataatgttttaaaacagAGTTTATGGGCAAGTGgtgaaaacaaatgttttctaaggaattcaaattcaataaaaattcaaattttttactcattattatagaatacttcatatcgcttaataataattgtcaaatcttttggtttcacaacattggttgacgtcaaattaattacttaaaactaagtttactgccgcttcc
Proteins encoded in this region:
- the LOC132903265 gene encoding uncharacterized protein LOC132903265, which produces MVPHYLLIFTLAVTASARTATTNQNKVDESRSSDDTILGDLKIAYETYKDCSGNDMAHCLKRKLAKALTRIAKSDELSLLSGVTIVKDMDVAEEKVAEEAVPRGLDEGSLDNLIMDKIIGFMRTHTVQVKFPGSELQSETEEGRSRRKKLAPLLVIPLLIGGMLVPLAFGALALLAGKALIVSKLALVLAGIIGLKKLLSNSGGGESHEVVVSTGAHGGSGWSRSLEKSHDLAYKAYTQ